The region GCCACCAAGGTTGCATCCATATATGGCCCAAGCCAAACATTTGAATTAAAACAAACTTATATCCTTTCCTCTTTCAAAGACGGGGGACAAGTAATaaaagctttttattttttatttttttttaaacttaatgtTCATACAGTATACATCAGATTGTCCTTGTTCAACCCCTTCTTCCCTCTCTGCCACAGAGTTCAAGTTGACATAGGAGATTCATGCTCAGGTGGACTTCCTGCAGGTTgggtgatttttgtgtgtgtgagagtgtttTTAAAAGGCGACCACATCAAAGCAGTACTGCTTTGATCAGGGAAGTAGGGTGGGTTAATTCTTTTCCTAAAGTTGCTAATAGTTCTTCAGTAGGAAAAAATAGATAGGCTCAGAATCTCTGGTGGGGTTCACAAtggcggggagaggaggaggaaatgttgTACAGTAACACGGCAAGAATTAAATACTTCCTCCTTGGTGCCCCTTAGCAGTACCATGCAACTGCTCTGAAATAAGAAAATaagcatgttttaaaaataaagatctcCTGATCACAGACTCCCACAACATGCCTAGCCTGGTTATGGATTCTTAGGGAAAGAGGggtattattaattatataaaataattaataatcaCAATAATTGGTTATAAATTACTGATAATTTGGAAAGGACCACCACCAAGCATAAGCCTCTTTTGCCATCCTTTTGTAATTCTGGCTCAAATGACACCACACTAAATTAATGGCAGTAGACTCCTTGTATGTAGCAGCCATGTAGGACTGCAATTTAGATCAGAGCCCACAGCACAGTGGTAAAAGTCATTTGACCCTTAACCTCTGCACTGTTTTCCCCACCAAAAGTCCATTCTCTGAAGCAACTATTTAACCACCGaagacaatggttcccaacttgggAGAAGCGGCTCCTGGGGGAGTCACAGAAACCAGCAAGGAGAGCCGtgaaatccttgtgaaaaaccgaACACCCTATACAAGTCTAGAATTATAGCCCTAATGagaagctgtggccaatggcccagtagatcaagggagctgacagttgaaaaagtttggaaatcactacCCTAAGAGTTATATTTGCTACAAAGTTCTTCCATTCTAGAGTGCCAGGGACAATTTCCCTTCCCACATGAGTCAAATTTGTGATTTGAAGAGCAATACTACCCACACAAACAGAAAAGACTGCATTGCTTACACCTTTTTCAGAGACAACAATACATACACGCAACTTAAATATCCCCCCCCAATATTCTGCTCCTATGTCATTCGCCACAGCTTTGCAAACATGTCCAAAAAACCTCAATAGGAATCACCAACTTGTACAGGAGAAGCATAGAACAGGAGAAAGTTGTGAGTGCCCACTGTAAAGAGtaagaaaagaaaggggaggcGGACACAATCTGGGTTTGTGCACATTACACAGGGACTTCCGGTGCATGTGTGATCCCTACAAGGAAGGGCAATGCATTGCAGTGGAAGCTGAATGTGACCAAGAGACACAGTAGGAATGGGCATGTATGTGCATTGTTGTGAAATGATTGTGGTCTGGTCTCATATCTGTGTGGTTTTGCACACACCGCTGTGAGTCACAAAACCAACCATTAAAATGCGAAGCTCagccaccaggaaaaaaaaaagaaatggataTTTTGGAAACCTTGGAGGATTAAAGCTAAACTGACCAGGGGCGTGCGGTGGAGGCGGCGGAGGCAGAGGAAAAGACTGGAGGGACGAAGACCCCATCGGACCCACTAAGACAGATGTAGGCAGAGTCCCACTGATATCGtctagaagaagaaaaacaaaattgagAGGTCCAGAATGTAGGAAAGGCAACAGGGCAAAAGGCAGGCTGGCACCAGGTTTGCCCTACAGTCACAAACACATGAAATGGGGCCAtttacatgcagaagattcccattcaatccctggcatctctagggagGACTGGGAAACATCCCTGCTTGAGACACTGGGTAGTCACTGCCCATCAACATAGACAATACTACGCATACTCACAaggaaataaaccccactgaattcaacagggtttacttctgaataacccTGTTTAGGATTCTGCCAGAGGTGAGATGGACCAATGTTGTGACTCAGTGTAaaagcagctttgtatgttcaaaCAAATTCTGAATACTTTAAATATCCACAACAATGTGTTTACCCACACATCTAAAAATTATTCACATCCATTTATTGCTTATGTAATTCTAAAGTGTTTTGAGATGGAGAGGTATTAAGATTAAGAACTAGCTTTGGGGAAATCACAAGGATTCTTCAACTGCTACAACAGCTTTATCCTTTGATGATTTTAGACATCAATAAATTTTGGGTGTCTGTATTTGTTCTTGTGACTTAACCCATTTATAAAATATAATCACCTCCAGTAGGCAAGGGTATATATGCTCATTTATAAGGGAGCCATTGAAAAATGCAGGTGCTTGTTTAAGCTTGGGGCTGCAAGAGTCTATATTCCTTGCCAGGATGGATCTCAAAGAGATAAATCGGTTTGAATCCAAGACATAGTCTGGCAGAGCTTGAATGGTTTCCGACATTGTTTTGTTTCACAACTGGCAGTTGTGCATTCTCTGTGACCCACCCAGCCAAACATGGCCCACCAGACAAGCATGGCAGCCCATCAGAAACTTGGTAAGCCTCCTGTTTGTGCTGTGTGCCCAGAACTGCAAAAGAAAACAGGGCTGAGGGAGTCGATCATCTGCCTGGCCACAGCATACAGCTCTTGGTCTGTATGGGGCTGGGCAGACTACATAATACTGCTGTGCATCACTTAGCAACCTGCCAACTAACAACCAATCAGATATACAACTGTGGTTAGTCAGCAGTTAgtgattttaaaaatcaatttggAAAAAAGCAATTTATAAATTGCTTACCAGGTGTTGGGGTGCCTCACAGAAGACCCTGGAGACCTCCATGTCAAAAAGggactctgcaggcctcagactGGCCTGTAGAAACCTCTAGAAGGTTTTTttggaagccatttccagtttgcttctgaaaccaagaagtgcctttcagaggcttctgcaggccattggGAGCCTGACAGAGGCCCCAAattctgaaccccacagaggcCCTAGGTGATATGCAGGATGCCTCCATGAGTCATCCCAGCACCAAATAAGTAATTTTTCCTTAGCAACCaagtcacttaatgacagggttcGTGGAACAGAACCCTGTTGagcgacacacacctgtatttgtgaCCGACATGCAATATTTCCCTGAAGGAGGGTTTCTTGGACCATAATGCATTAGGACATAGAGGAAATATCTagctattaagaatatttatatgtccCTTTTCAAACAACAAGTAAGTTATTAAAGTGGTTTCCATAGCAAAGGAATTAAGAAAATGCTTCCCAACCCCAAGGGGATCataaagagacaccagcaacaactaTTGGTTATGCTTGGCTAACAGGTTATGCTGGGATTAATggggcagttgctctcctcctgctaaacagAAGAGAGTCACTACTCTAAAAGaggcctctttgcccagtttgtaGGGTATCTTTGGTACCTTCTATGGGCActctctctccccatctctcAAAATAAACAATATGTGAAGTGATTTCATTATGTTTTGCATTGTCCCCACTTCAACAGCCTATGCAGCAGGGTGGGGCAGTGcaaggcatgacatcacttcactTACTGTGTTTGCTGACATTACTGGGAGGTGGAAAGACAGCCTCTTGTATTAAGCCTAAAGTACTGGCTTGGTTCAGTAGGTCTTTGCACCttctagggcagggatgtcaaactcatttcatacagagggccagaagttagcattcatggtgcctgctgaggggcagaagtgacatcataaggcaggaagtgatgtcatgaagcagatgatggccagaaataagcactttgttcttacataggAACgaattagctgcaagtgacagaagagaaagtgttcaaatcatgttcatattttcaagatatgagaaaacccaattatcaagctgggagagtccaattataatgggggccagataactttggggggctgcatctggcctgcgggccttatgttttgacacccctgctctagagcgtCTGTGTTGGTTCCTGAGTGACAAAAAGAAAAGACTGATGCAAAGAATAAAGGTTCACAGGGTGCTCATAAATCTCAAAATGTATTTTAACTGTACGATCTTTCTATATGGAAAAACTGGGTGCCCAGTGCAGCTGTATGTGAAGTAAATCTAATCCAATAGGCACAACTGCCTTACAAACCTGAAGCTCAGAAGTCTGTGCCTACTGGACCACTAAAATTATCAGACTAAAGGTCTGCGAAAATAGTCATGCAttaattagaacataagaagagccccactagatcaggccataggcccatctagtccagcttcctgtgcctcacagtggcataccaaatgtctcagggatcacacaagacataacctgcatcgtggtgccctcccttgaacctgaggtagcccacttctaaaatcagtaggttgcacattacacatcatggcttgtaactcgagatggacttttcctccagaaattcatccaactccctttgaaaggcatttaggccagataccattactacatcctgtggcaaagagttccactgaCTGACTGCCTGATCAAGCTGCAAGTATCTTAGCTATACTTCCTTCTTTGAAATAAAAAAGTTTCTAGATGTTGTGGCTGTAACAGAGGTTCAGAGATGTACAAGCAAGGCAGGGCGAGAAAGTAGAAGTCACAAGAGGTTCGAGCAAGAATTCCTGGGGAGTGAGGGGGAAGGAGACTTCCGTGACTTGCATAACTCTTTACTCTTTGGATGGGCAGCAGAAAGCAGAATTATGCAAGACAAACATGCAAGTTTGCATAATTCATAGGGGGTACAGAAATTAACTTCTTGATTCTGAGTTTGGGTAGCACGGTGTAGAGAAAGGGGACAGAGAAGCATTAAGAATAAATATAAGTtggctacctcacagggtggggtgttttttttcagAACATAAAAATGAGCAATGAAGCATTGCAAAATAGCTCCAAGATGGTTTTGCTTAAAAAGGAAGCCATCATAAAAGCAGAGGCAAAGAAAATACTCCTTCTAAACACTCTCAGGGCTTATCCTTTGAGTAGATTCTGGAAGAAAATCTGAGGTCCAGTAATAAGAggaaggcaaggaggcaaagttgTACCCAAAAGGCTGAGGCTTCGCCGAGGTGGAGGTGGCGGAGTTGGTGGGTGTGGGGACGTCAGACCACGCTGAGAAATATCCACGTCTACCAGTGACACCGTCTCACCTGCAGAAAAATGAAGATGTTAGAACCACCACCATGGAAGCAAAATCCAAACCAGATTCAATCTCTAGAAGAAAGTGCCATTCAAACGCCCAGACAACCGCAGCTAAAAGGTGCCAATTCAGCCTGTGAAGGATACAAAACAAACAGAGAAATCCCCATGTGCACAGCTGAGCTCTGTTACTCCAGTTGCAGGTTAAAGTGATTCACTTACGCAAGGCTTGTCTGCAACAGGATTCACTAGACCAAAAATGGTGTGTTTTTGATTGAGGGTAACAAGCTGCAATAGACAAGTCTACCTCCCGAGGAAGAAATTAACTCCTCCTGGAAAAGTACATTTTGCCAAGGAGACTCAGTTCATCCCTTTGTCTTATTGATAACCAGTCAACACAGGATACAGGAAGACTTAAACTCCCTGCAAAAGTACTTGAGGAATGGATATTGCATGACTTCAGTTATTAGAATTCAGAGCAAACAGGAGAAAACTTAGAGGTGGATGCTACTACACAAAAATGAAGTTAAAAATCAACAGGGGAGGAACTTGCCCTCAACTTGCCCACTCAGAAATTTTGGGTCTCAGCCTTggacacccccttccccagggttgTTTCCCCTCCAAAAACTGTTTTCAAGCTTTTCACTTTATCTTGATGCTGTCCAACAATGGCCTGCTAGACGAGCAAGAATTATGGACAAGAATGCAGGGGAGGCTGagggggagtggcttgcctaaggaaCCCCATGAGAATTCATGGGCCAAGGCAAGACTCAAACCAAGGAAGCCTCATCCACAGATTACTCAACCCCTTGGTTACAGGAAACCTGTGTGTTCTGATCTGGCTGAATGCCAACTAGTCTCATCTCACAGCCCATGTTAATGCCTTTGTCCTGTCTGCCAGCCAAGACACTGAGAAGTATAAACTAACCCTCTACGGAAGTTCAGTGGTTTAAGATGGAGTGTTGGCAGAATTCCACTCAGTACCTCAGTTACATCTCAGACTGGCAACATATAAGAGTCCTGCAGCTCTGATTCAGTAGGTGCATTTCACCAGGTGAAACACTGGTGCATTTCAGGCTAGATTTAGCCCCAGTGGTAGATCTGATGCAACCAGATATTCTCTCAtttggttcaagcaacttcctggCATGCCAGGAACATCACTTGCACACAGGAATTTCTTAATACCATACATATGCACAGAATACCAATATATTTCTGGGTGCTTACTTTAAACAATTCCGGATCACTTCTGAAGCGAgtgatatatttatttttctaatAATATCCTTGCGTTTTAAAGATATGCATGGTAACATGTTACACacacatggatttttttaaaacccacaaGCACTTCCTTCAAGGGATAAGAGGAAAAAGGAGAGATTAAGATGTGTCACTCACCCGTGAAGAGGGGACCAAAAGCAACTGGAGAAAAGGCACTTTGCGTTCGCATCAGTCTTGGTTTTCTGCAAACAGACAGACACACAAGACTGCAAATAAGACCCTGCTGGGTGCCTCCTCATCTCTCACAGACCATGTCCCTGCATATAATCACACTCATTCCTCCCACTGAACACTCCCAGTCCCTGTCCACCTAGGTCACTGCCTCAGGCCTCCTATCTTGCTATCATCTCTCACTTTGAATTGCTGTTAAACTATAAAAGGTACACAGGTGGAAGGCGCATCATAAATATAGGTTATTTTGACACAAGACAGTTCGCACCACTTAATTTCTGAGCCACCTCAAAAAGCAGAAGGAAAGCCAAGATAGAAATACTGTAAATCAAACATTTTGTTAGTATAGCACCATCCACATACATGGATGCCAACCAGCCCTCTGGCCCCATCCCTGCCAGCCACATGGCTGATCTTTgtaaaaaaacagaactgaataaGCAAGGGATGAAAATGCACTTCAAAGGCCCAGTTGTAAACTGCGCAGATAAACACTTTGTGTATTTAGTTCTTCCCCAAAAGTCAAATGCACCACTGTGGGTGGGGTGAACATGTCACCTATGGTAGCAAGAGTGTCTAGGGATGCAACTTCCCCCACATTtactgactgggggagggagaTTTCATGAGAACAGGGCTACTGTTTTGACCTTGCTTCATTCCTGTTAATCGGGCAATTCCGTTTGCTGCAGGCAACATAAGATCAGCCCTGATGCAGACTGTCCCTGTGCCAGAGGAGATGCCCACTGATGTATCACTGCACGAGTTGCTACTCTGGGCTGCCTCCATCCTAAGGGAGGGCAATGCCAACTCATACAAAATGCTTCTTAGAAGGCAGAGTGAAGCAAACTTCCTATTTAGACAAAAGGTATTGCTCCCGGCCTAACAAAGCCTTGGGAAGCATTGGCCAACACAAGCTAAAAGAAGAATACAGCAAATGCACCGACCCAGTTCAGATGCTGCACGGACACACTTGAGAGCATCGTGGGCCTGCAcattccccctttttctttttacatcAAAGAGAGAAAGTTCGTGCTTTCACTTTAAGCACAAACCACAGTTTTGTGGAAACTCCAGATTAACCAAGTTAACTCGTCAGAGTCTGAATAAATTGCAGTTCCAAGTTCAGAAAGAACTACGGCCTGTTTATGCTATCCTGGCACAGAATTTTAGATATATTTGAAGCAAGACAGAGTGAACACAGTCCTGCTTTTACCTCTTACCCCAGAGAATCCATAATTcacctggttccccccccccaactccaacTAAGGGACCATGTCTACCTCCTCCAGTTCTAGGCCCTTTCTATGTATTCTCACTTTTgttcctctagctcaggggtgcccaaaccccggcccggggggccacttgcggccctcggggactcccaatccagcccgtagggagctcccagtttccaatgaatctctagccctccagagacttgctggagtttgTGCTGGCTGAACACAACTGTTCTTAGCGTGACGGTGagtgttcgacctcttgcgtgagctgtgggatgagggcttcctccactgcttgctgtttcacatctgtgatacagcagcagcagtgaaggaaaggctggccttaagctattgcaagaccttcattcattcatataagttccatctctaatatattcatttatataaatctaagtaaatctattcaaattttaaatgtaaattaattctttttttccccagccctcagtaCCGTGTCAAAgggatgatatggccctcctgtcaaaaggtttggacacccctgctctagctgcaTGAAATCATACCACCCACTAACCTTCAACATCGCAGAGAAgccacttgaaccattcacaGATTTGAGGCCACCAACTCCAGGGAATAACCCAACCACTCTTTACATTAATACGCCTAGGAAAAGTAACCATGCCTTTTCAATACACACAGATATGttctattattgtaaaaaaaaaaaccacacatcaGCTTTTCTGATGGCCAAAATGCACAAGCAATTTGAAGTTTGCAATTAATTCCTATTAAGTCAGCCTGAGTGTGTACCTATGGCCATGAATTCCCTACATCAGAAATACCAACACATCTGTTGTTTACATTTGGTATCTGCAATAAAAATGGATCTCAGGTAACAAGGGTGGAATAACCAGACAATCCTGGCAAGGCAGGCAAAACTGGGCTGAAGACATTAATGGTCCAAGCTCAGCATTAGGCAACTTTCCGCAACGCCTTGACTTTTCAAACATGACACAGGTCCACCTAAGACCAATTCTGTCTACCAGctggagctctccaaggtctccgCTCTTTCAGTTCAGTTATATGGAGGACCAACATCTACATGCAAAACATTGAGCTATAAGGTAATAGTGCAAGTTCTCTTGGAATCTACTAGCTGGAACCAACAGACCTCCTATAACCAAGGTCCTGGAATCTCACTAGTCAGGGCCACTGCGGTACAGAGGATACAGCATTACGTTCCAACGCAAGTGTCTCCAACCCCAATCAAATCAGCAACTTCACTATCTGACTTGAGCAACCTCAAGATGATCAAACAAAAAGTGAAACGAGTTATACAAGATTTTCACACTATATCATAAATTAGTATTATAGATAGATGCATTATACCAACCTCATCCCAACGTGTAGTGCCACAGAGAAGACCAACTTCAAactcttattccccccccccaaacacaactAACAGGCCTTCAGAACTAGACAATCCATACAGTTACCATTCATCACTGAGTTGGCCCAGCTGTTAACCCCCTAGATTTGAACATTGATCAGGACTCATTAACCTACCCTCCACTTGCCTCTGACCCCCCCCAAAATCCACTTGGGGGGGCCTCACTTATAAAAGCCTTCTAATTACaattaaataacacaggccaacacacattttgcttccttaaatgttacaccaattcctgggtatatttggggtgctgattaaaaaatggcatccgttttgccctatcatgtctagttttggagacagggCATAGTCActgtagtgaatggttcaagcagcttcctcatgaggaagctcatGACTATTccctgtctccaaaactagacatgatagggcaaaacggatgccatttttttaatcagcaccccaaattcatatcaaactaccataaagtttggggaaaacttttctgactctcagttttgtaggcctgtgtaatcactaTTCATTGCCTCCAATATCAGAAAACCCACTCTTTGCCATTATGCAACCTTAGCAACAGAGAATCCACTGATTATGGCTAATCTTTGGGAGCTCCAAAGTGTCCACTACACACAATCCCTAGATGGGTAACACGAGAAAATCCACTTGAAGAAAAGGATCTTCAGTTCCTAGAAAGAGAATCCAGCGAGATGCCTCTGGTTCCACACCAGAACCCTAGTGAAATCAGTCATTCCTGGTAGCTCCTACACACAGACCGTAAACCACTTCAGTCATATGCCTTCCTACCCAATTCAATAACCTTTGAAATTCCAACAAAAGGTAATTCCAGAACTCCACTGTACACACACTAGAGATCAGTGGGTTGTCCCTTGTGGGTTCAGCTTGAAGGCCTAATAGCCACAAGTCACTAGATAGTAAAGTTGTAGAACATGGACAGAGTAGTCTTTTGGATCCAACTTGGAAGCCCACAGAGTTGAGGGCAAATAGCTGGTTCTCTCATCCTCTTAGCTTTGTACATATACCCAAGAAAATTCTTACTTGAAGAAACATAtccaagaaaatatttgtttttgaGATTTCTATCCTGTCTTTCCACCATCAAGAGTAAGACTCAAGACAGCTCACAACAAAACAAGGAATGaaacaattaagggcccaatcctacccaacatcctagcactgatacagctgtgccaacagggtgtgtgctgcatcctgtggtagtggtgggcactcaaggaggcgccctcaaggtaagagaacatttgttcccttaccttggtgctacaTTACAGCtgtattggtactggaaagttggacaagatAGGGCAGTGTTgctcaacatttgttctccatCATACCAGTTCATgcggtccacctattcaaagtaccactggaagtaactggtgatgacatcatcaccagttacttctgggttggaagatCAGATCCGaagcaacaaacactagtaaaaGGCTCCGCATGGACGGGAGGCTTTTTTGAACacaggaaagcatgctttggagctctgcctgccgagctgagTCTGCTACTGCTGCGTGTTGTGTCGTGTctctggtctcgctgctgggcagcaggtgtctagGGGTCCCACGCGTACCACTAGGCATCgtatcaagtaccactggttgagaaacactggatggAGCCGTAAAGCTCCCTTCACAGAGGGTTCTCTCACAGGTTCCCTTTGAAGGATACCTTACCTGGATACACCTTACCTGGAAGGTACACCTTATTTGGCGTCACAGCCCACCAGAGAAGCCACCTCTGGTCACCCACCTCAGACAACACTGGTCCCCCCAAGGCCCTCCCCAacaggttctccccccccccagcaaagccCTGGCACTGACCCACGCTTACCTGCTGGAGTCTTGCTCTCGACAGCCAGGCTGAGACACGTCGGGCAGGCTCCCCGCCGTGCCGTGGGCTGTGCCTGCAGCGGCTTGGAGCAGCTCCCTCTCCCCGGCCCGGCCCGACCCAGCGGGGGTTGCTGCCGCCGCCGCGTTGCAGGACGACCCGCTGCAGCTCTTGGTGCGGAAGAGGCGGCTCAGGCGGACCTTGAAAGAGCCTTTCCTGGACGGGGCGCTGGGGCGGCTGGCCCCGACGGCGAGGGGGGCCACCGGGCCGGCCGGAGGGGGAGCAGAAGGCGTTGGGGCTGCGGGAGCGGGGGGCGGCAGGCGGGGGGCGGACTCCGCCggccctgccgccgccgccgcttcatcctcctcctcctcgtcggGGCCGAGGGCTTCCAACACGAGCAGGGCGTCGCTGGTCTCCTCCccggggggcagcaggggcagcgTAGGCGGCGGGGCGAGCGGCGGCGGGGGCAGGAGGCTCAGGCAGGGGCAGGCGCCGGGGGCTTTGCTCAGCCCTCCCGGGGCCGTGGGGGGCGCCTGGTGGTGCAGCCCCAAGGCGGCCAGCTGCAACTCCAGCCCGGCCCCCGGGGGGAACAGGAGGCCGCCCGCCGCGCCGCTCCAGCACCGCCCCCCTCCGGGCTCCCCTTTGGGGGCGTCCAGCAGAGCACACCGGTGCCGGGCGCACAGCAGTTCCGAGGGCGGCGGAGGCGGGGGAGGCGGCGGCAGGCAGGCGGACGGGGAACCCCccggcagcagcggcggcggctcTCCGGCTTCTCCAGGGCGGAAGACCAGGAGCTGCGAGCCCCGGAGCCCGCCCGCCCTTCCCCGCTCCCCAGCTGCTGCAGCGGCTTCCCCGACAGCTCCTCCAAGCGCCAGCCCGGCTGCGGAGGACTCAGTCCCGCCATAGCCCAGCAAGCGGCTCAGCACCCGGTACGAGGCCGCCGCTGCCGCAACAGCCTCGCCTCCTCCAGGCTCCGCCGCGGCAGCAGCGGCTGCTCCTCCTCCGGTCCGCTGCATCGCGCTAAGGGAAGCGGCGCATTGCATGGAGGGGACGCCAACCCGGCCTCGCCAAGCGACCTGCACGGGGAGGCCAGCCCCAGGTCTGCTGCTGCCGAAGCTCAAGGCTCCGCTCCTCCTTCCACCTTTGCCTGCTCAGGGGCCCGCCCGAGCGGTGGGTGTGCACGCCCTCCCACTTCCCTTTCCGCTGATGCGGCTTCCAGTGTGACCAGCCCGCCTGTGCACGGCTG is a window of Tiliqua scincoides isolate rTilSci1 chromosome 5, rTilSci1.hap2, whole genome shotgun sequence DNA encoding:
- the SOCS7 gene encoding suppressor of cytokine signaling 7 isoform X1, with translation MQCAASLSAMQRTGGGAAAAAAAEPGGGEAVAAAAASYRVLSRLLGYGGTESSAAGLALGGAVGEAAAAAGERGRAGGLRGSQLLVFRPGEAGEPPPLLPGGSPSACLPPPPPPPPPSELLCARHRCALLDAPKGEPGGGRCWSGAAGGLLFPPGAGLELQLAALGLHHQAPPTAPGGLSKAPGACPCLSLLPPPPLAPPPTLPLLPPGEETSDALLVLEALGPDEEEEDEAAAAAGPAESAPRLPPPAPAAPTPSAPPPAGPVAPLAVGASRPSAPSRKGSFKVRLSRLFRTKSCSGSSCNAAAAATPAGSGRAGERELLQAAAGTAHGTAGSLPDVSQPGCREQDSSRKPRLMRTQSAFSPVAFGPLFTGETVSLVDVDISQRGLTSPHPPTPPPPPRRSLSLLDDISGTLPTSVLVGPMGSSSLQSFPLPPPPPPHAPDAFPRIIPIRAPEAIHSQPAQHLQCPLYRPDSSSFAASLRELEKCGWYWGPMNWEDAEMKLKGKPDGSFLVRDSSDPRYILSLSFRSQGITHHTRMEHYRGTFSLWCHPKFEDRCQSVVEFIKRAIMHSKNGKFLYFLRSRVPGLPPTPVQLLYPVSRFSNVKSLQHLCRFRIRQLVRIDHIPELPLPKPLISYIRKFYYYDPQEEVYLSLKEAQLVSKQKQEAESST
- the SOCS7 gene encoding suppressor of cytokine signaling 7 isoform X2 gives rise to the protein MQCAASLSAMQRTGGGAAAAAAAEPGGGEAVAAAAASYRVLSRLLGYGGTESSAAGLALGGAVGEAAAAAGERGRAGGLRGSQLLVFRPGEAGEPPPLLPGGSPSACLPPPPPPPPPSELLCARHRCALLDAPKGEPGGGRCWSGAAGGLLFPPGAGLELQLAALGLHHQAPPTAPGGLSKAPGACPCLSLLPPPPLAPPPTLPLLPPGEETSDALLVLEALGPDEEEEDEAAAAAGPAESAPRLPPPAPAAPTPSAPPPAGPVAPLAVGASRPSAPSRKGSFKVRLSRLFRTKSCSGSSCNAAAAATPAGSGRAGERELLQAAAGTAHGTAGSLPDVSQPGCREQDSSRKPRLMRTQSAFSPVAFGPLFTGETVSLVDVDISQRGLTSPHPPTPPPPPRRSLSLLDAFPRIIPIRAPEAIHSQPAQHLQCPLYRPDSSSFAASLRELEKCGWYWGPMNWEDAEMKLKGKPDGSFLVRDSSDPRYILSLSFRSQGITHHTRMEHYRGTFSLWCHPKFEDRCQSVVEFIKRAIMHSKNGKFLYFLRSRVPGLPPTPVQLLYPVSRFSNVKSLQHLCRFRIRQLVRIDHIPELPLPKPLISYIRKFYYYDPQEEVYLSLKEAQLVSKQKQEAESST